One Streptomyces sp. P9-A2 DNA window includes the following coding sequences:
- a CDS encoding DNA gyrase/topoisomerase IV subunit A: protein MARRSTKTPPPDDSYEERILDIDVVDEMQGSFLEYAYSVIYSRALPDARDGMKPVHRRIVYQMNEMGLRPDRGYVKCARVVGEVMGKLHPHGDTSIYDALVRMAQPFSMRVPLVDGHGNFGSLGNDDPPAAMRYTESRMTEATSLMTESIDEDTVDFAPNYDGQEQEPTTLPAAFPNLLVNGASGIAVGMATNMPPHNLREVIAAARHLIRYPNADLDALMKHVPGPDLPTGGRIVGLPGIRDAYEKGRGTFKIRATVAVEEVTARRKGLVITELPFSVGPEKVIAKIKDLVGSKKLLGIADVKDLTDRAHGLRLVVEIKNGFVPEAVLEQLYKLTPMEESFGINNVALVDGQPLTLGLKELLEVYLDHRFTVVRRRSEFRRGKRRDRLHLVEGLLTALLDIDEVIRLIRSSDNSAQAKQRLMDQFSLSEIQTQYILDTPLRRLTRFDRIELEAEQERLNTEIEELTRILDSDAELRKLVSSELAAVAKKFGDDRRTVLLDGSATPVAAVPLQVADDPCRVLLSDTGLFARTADAKPFPKGAHAKRVKHDMIVSAVPATARGEVGVVTSTGRLLRVNVVDLPQLPESMPTPNLSGGAPISEFVSLEDGERVICLTTFDESSPGLALGTEQGVVKRVVPDYPSNKEELEVIALRDGDRIVGAVELRTGEEDLVFITDDAQLLRYQASQVRPQGRPAGGVAGVKLAEGAKVITFTAVDPGADAVVFTVAGSRGTLDDSVQTTAKVTPFDQFPRKGRATGGVRCQRFLKGEDCLSLAWAGPTPARASQKNGTPVDLPEPDPRRDGSGVPLPKTVAVVAGRV from the coding sequence ATGGCCCGCCGCAGCACGAAGACCCCGCCGCCCGACGACTCGTACGAGGAGCGGATTCTCGACATCGACGTCGTCGACGAGATGCAGGGCTCCTTCCTCGAGTACGCGTACTCGGTCATCTACTCCCGCGCCCTGCCGGACGCGCGCGACGGCATGAAGCCGGTGCACCGCCGCATCGTCTACCAGATGAACGAGATGGGCCTGCGCCCCGACCGCGGCTATGTGAAGTGCGCGCGCGTGGTCGGCGAGGTCATGGGCAAGCTGCATCCCCATGGCGACACGTCGATCTACGACGCCCTGGTGCGTATGGCGCAGCCCTTCTCGATGCGGGTCCCCCTGGTCGACGGCCACGGCAACTTCGGCTCCCTGGGCAACGACGACCCACCGGCGGCCATGCGGTACACCGAGAGCCGGATGACCGAGGCCACGAGCCTGATGACCGAGTCCATCGACGAGGACACGGTCGACTTCGCACCCAACTACGACGGCCAGGAGCAGGAACCGACGACCCTGCCCGCCGCGTTCCCGAACCTCCTGGTGAACGGCGCGTCGGGCATCGCGGTCGGCATGGCCACCAACATGCCGCCGCACAACCTCCGCGAGGTGATCGCGGCCGCCCGCCACCTGATCCGGTATCCCAACGCGGACCTCGACGCCCTGATGAAGCACGTCCCGGGCCCCGACCTGCCCACCGGCGGCAGGATCGTCGGCCTCCCGGGCATCAGGGACGCGTACGAGAAGGGCCGCGGAACCTTCAAGATCCGCGCGACGGTCGCCGTGGAGGAGGTGACCGCCCGCCGCAAGGGCCTGGTCATCACCGAGCTGCCGTTCTCGGTGGGCCCGGAGAAGGTGATCGCCAAGATCAAAGACCTGGTCGGTTCGAAGAAGCTCCTGGGCATCGCCGACGTCAAAGACCTCACCGACCGTGCCCACGGTCTGCGTCTGGTCGTCGAGATCAAGAACGGCTTCGTGCCGGAGGCGGTCCTGGAGCAGTTGTACAAGCTGACTCCCATGGAGGAGTCCTTCGGTATCAACAACGTGGCCCTGGTGGACGGCCAGCCGCTCACCCTGGGCCTCAAGGAGCTGCTGGAGGTCTATCTCGACCACCGCTTCACTGTGGTCCGCCGCCGCTCGGAGTTCCGCCGCGGCAAGCGGCGCGACCGTCTGCACCTGGTCGAGGGCCTGCTCACGGCGCTGCTGGACATCGACGAGGTCATCCGTCTGATCCGCTCCAGCGACAACTCCGCGCAGGCGAAGCAGCGTCTGATGGATCAGTTCTCGCTGAGCGAGATCCAGACCCAGTACATCCTGGACACCCCCCTGCGCCGCCTCACCAGGTTCGACCGCATCGAACTGGAGGCGGAGCAGGAGCGGCTGAACACGGAGATCGAGGAGCTGACCCGCATCCTGGATTCGGACGCGGAGCTGCGCAAGCTGGTCTCGTCCGAACTGGCCGCGGTGGCCAAGAAGTTCGGTGACGACCGCCGTACGGTCCTGCTGGACGGGTCCGCCACGCCGGTCGCCGCCGTGCCGCTCCAGGTGGCGGACGACCCGTGCCGGGTGCTGCTGTCCGACACGGGCCTGTTCGCCCGTACGGCGGACGCGAAACCGTTCCCCAAGGGCGCGCACGCCAAGCGGGTCAAGCACGACATGATCGTCTCGGCGGTGCCGGCCACCGCCCGGGGCGAGGTGGGCGTGGTCACCTCGACGGGACGTCTGCTGCGGGTGAACGTCGTCGACCTCCCGCAACTGCCGGAGTCGATGCCGACTCCGAACCTCTCGGGCGGAGCGCCGATTTCGGAGTTCGTCTCCCTGGAGGACGGCGAGCGGGTGATCTGCCTGACGACGTTCGACGAGTCGTCGCCGGGCCTCGCGCTCGGCACGGAACAGGGCGTCGTCAAACGGGTGGTTCCCGACTACCCCTCCAACAAGGAGGAGCTGGAGGTCATCGCCCTCAGGGACGGCGACCGGATCGTCGGCGCCGTCGAGCTGCGCACGGGTGAGGAGGACCTGGTCTTCATCACCGACGACGCACAACTGCTGCGCTATCAGGCCTCGCAGGTCCGCCCGCAGGGGCGTCCCGCCGGCGGCGTGGCGGGCGTCAAGCTCGCCGAGGGCGCGAAGGTCATCACCTTCACGGCGGTCGATCCGGGGGCGGACGCGGTGGTGTTCACGGTCGCGGGCTCGCGCGGCACGCTGGACGACTCCGTCCAGACGACGGCCAAGGTGACCCCGTTCGACCAGTTCCCGCGCAAGGGCCGGGCCACCGGCGGGGTGCGCTGCCAGCGGTTCCTCAAGGGCGAGGACTGCCTGTCCCTGGCCTGGGCCGGCCCCACCCCGGCCCGCGCCTCCCAGAAGAACGGGACGCCGGTCGACCTGCCGGAGCCCGACCCGCGCCGCGACGGCTCGGGAGTGCCGCTGCCGAAGACGGTGGCGGTGGTGGCGGGGCGGGTCTAG
- a CDS encoding M23 family metallopeptidase, producing MAFTRATGKHRRPSRVHRGTAKAAGVAALTTTGVIGSLAAPALAAEPAAEQTGLTPVITLDDEAAAQVDAQAAAQHEAAREAAQAAAREAAEEAARERAAEEAERAREAEERAAREAERKRLNTFVSPIAGSYVSTGYLSGGAVWSSGTHTGVDFHAASGTPVLSVGMGTVVEAGWGGAYGNHVVIKMHDGTYTQYGHLSSVGVSVGQQVTPGQQIGVSGATGNVTGAHLHFEARTTADYGSDVDPVAYLRAHGANL from the coding sequence ATGGCGTTCACCCGCGCCACCGGGAAGCACCGTCGTCCCAGCCGCGTGCATCGCGGCACCGCCAAGGCGGCGGGCGTCGCGGCCCTCACCACCACCGGTGTCATCGGCTCCCTCGCGGCTCCGGCGCTCGCCGCCGAACCCGCCGCGGAGCAGACCGGCCTCACCCCCGTGATCACCCTGGATGACGAGGCGGCCGCCCAGGTCGACGCCCAGGCGGCCGCCCAGCACGAGGCCGCTCGCGAGGCGGCCCAGGCCGCCGCCCGCGAAGCCGCCGAGGAAGCCGCGCGGGAGAGGGCGGCCGAAGAGGCCGAGAGGGCCCGTGAAGCCGAGGAGCGCGCCGCGCGGGAGGCCGAGCGCAAGCGTCTCAACACCTTCGTGTCCCCGATCGCGGGCTCCTACGTCTCGACCGGTTACCTGTCCGGCGGCGCCGTCTGGTCCTCCGGCACCCACACGGGTGTCGACTTCCACGCCGCGAGCGGCACCCCCGTGCTCTCGGTCGGCATGGGCACCGTGGTCGAGGCCGGCTGGGGCGGCGCCTACGGCAACCATGTCGTGATCAAGATGCACGACGGCACGTACACCCAGTACGGCCACCTGTCGTCCGTCGGTGTCTCGGTGGGCCAACAGGTCACCCCGGGGCAGCAGATCGGCGTCTCCGGCGCCACCGGCAACGTCACCGGCGCGCATCTGCACTTCGAGGCCCGCACCACCGCCGATTACGGCTCCGACGTCGACCCCGTCGCGTACCTCCGCGCGCACGGCGCGAACCTCTGA
- a CDS encoding M16 family metallopeptidase, which produces MTELATMDFHPQPQAGEARPWAFPAPERTALDNGLTVLRCHRPGQQIVAVEVLLDAPLEAEPAGLDGVATITARAFSEGTDNHSAEEFAAELERCGATLDAYADHPGIRLSLEVPASRLTKALGLLADALRAPAFADSEIERLVRNRLDEIPHELANPSRRAAKELFKELFPATSRMSRPRQGTEETVAGIEAAAVRAFYEKHVRPATATAVVVGDLTGTDLDELLGDTLGAWTGSTARPRPVPPVTADDAGRVVIVDRPGAVQTQLLIGRVGADRHDRVWAAQVLGTYCLGGTLTSRLDRVLREEKGYTYGVRSFGQVLRSAPDGTGASLLAISGSVDTPNTGPALQDLWTVLRTLAAEGLTDAERDVAVQNLVGVAPLKYETAAAVAGTLADQVEQHLPDDYQAELYRRLAATGTVEATAAVVNAFPVARLVIVLVGDAAKIKEPVEALGIGEVTVVAAE; this is translated from the coding sequence GTGACCGAGCTCGCCACGATGGACTTCCACCCCCAGCCGCAGGCGGGCGAGGCTCGGCCCTGGGCCTTCCCGGCCCCCGAGCGCACGGCCCTCGACAACGGCCTGACGGTGCTGCGCTGCCACCGCCCCGGCCAGCAGATCGTCGCCGTCGAGGTGCTGCTGGACGCGCCCCTGGAGGCCGAGCCGGCCGGGCTCGACGGTGTCGCCACGATCACCGCGCGGGCGTTCTCCGAGGGCACCGACAATCACTCCGCCGAGGAGTTCGCCGCCGAACTGGAGCGCTGCGGCGCCACCCTGGACGCCTACGCCGACCACCCCGGCATCCGGCTGAGCCTCGAGGTGCCGGCCTCACGGCTCACCAAGGCGCTCGGGTTGCTCGCCGACGCCCTCAGGGCGCCCGCGTTCGCCGACAGCGAGATCGAGCGCCTCGTCCGCAACCGCCTCGACGAGATCCCGCACGAGCTGGCCAACCCGTCCCGCCGCGCCGCCAAGGAACTCTTCAAGGAGCTGTTCCCGGCGACGTCGCGCATGTCCCGCCCGCGCCAGGGCACCGAGGAGACGGTCGCCGGCATCGAAGCGGCGGCTGTCCGCGCCTTCTACGAGAAGCACGTCCGCCCCGCGACCGCCACCGCGGTGGTCGTCGGCGACCTCACCGGCACCGACCTGGACGAGCTGCTCGGCGACACCCTCGGCGCCTGGACCGGATCGACTGCCCGGCCCCGGCCCGTCCCGCCGGTCACCGCCGACGACGCCGGCCGGGTCGTGATCGTGGACCGCCCCGGCGCCGTGCAGACGCAGCTGTTGATCGGCCGCGTCGGAGCGGACCGGCACGACCGCGTGTGGGCCGCGCAGGTGCTCGGCACTTACTGCCTCGGCGGCACCCTCACCTCCCGTCTGGACCGTGTCCTGCGCGAGGAGAAGGGCTACACCTACGGCGTACGGTCGTTCGGCCAGGTCCTGCGGTCCGCCCCGGACGGCACCGGCGCGTCGCTGCTCGCCATCAGCGGCTCCGTCGACACCCCGAACACCGGACCCGCCCTGCAGGACCTGTGGACGGTGCTGCGCACCCTCGCCGCGGAGGGCCTCACCGACGCCGAACGGGACGTCGCCGTGCAGAACCTGGTGGGGGTGGCGCCGCTCAAGTACGAGACCGCCGCGGCCGTCGCCGGCACCCTGGCCGACCAGGTGGAGCAGCACCTGCCCGACGACTACCAGGCCGAGCTGTACCGGCGGCTCGCCGCCACAGGCACCGTGGAGGCGACCGCTGCGGTGGTGAACGCCTTCCCCGTGGCCCGCCTCGTGATCGTTCTGGTCGGTGACGCGGCGAAGATCAAGGAGCCCGTCGAGGCGCTCGGCATCGGCGAAGTCACCGTCGTGGCCGCCGAATAG
- a CDS encoding HPr family phosphocarrier protein has product MAERRVNVGWAEGLHARPASIFVRSATATGVPVTIAKAGGNPVNAASMLAVLGLGAQGGEEIVLASDAEGADAALDRLAKLVSEGLEELPETV; this is encoded by the coding sequence ATGGCTGAGCGCCGCGTCAACGTCGGCTGGGCCGAGGGCCTCCACGCCCGCCCCGCATCCATCTTCGTCCGATCCGCCACGGCCACAGGCGTCCCGGTGACGATCGCCAAGGCCGGCGGCAATCCCGTCAACGCGGCCTCCATGCTGGCCGTCCTGGGCCTGGGCGCCCAGGGCGGCGAGGAGATCGTCCTCGCCTCCGACGCCGAGGGGGCCGACGCCGCCCTGGACCGGCTGGCGAAGCTGGTCTCCGAGGGCCTCGAGGAACTCCCCGAGACCGTCTGA
- a CDS encoding GntR family transcriptional regulator, protein MRIPAHSVCTAIRDDIVSGVYERGGRLIEELLARRYGVSRVPVREALRTLEAEGFVVTRRHVGACVAEPTEQEAADLLEMRLLLEPLGASRAAQRRTEAHLKVLRGLVRLGQERARQGHSDDLRSLGGWFHETLAQASGSPALTSTLIRLRRRIGWMYEVRGTRDPVACWSEHGAVVDAVVRGDGERARVVMALHTERAAAAHRLRFTAGAGAVDRADRADRAESVRNAQHPVNTPSLRS, encoded by the coding sequence ATGCGTATTCCGGCGCACTCGGTGTGCACGGCGATCCGGGACGACATCGTCTCGGGTGTCTACGAGCGTGGCGGCCGGCTCATCGAGGAACTCCTCGCCCGCCGCTACGGCGTCTCGCGCGTCCCCGTCCGGGAGGCCCTGCGCACCCTGGAGGCCGAGGGCTTCGTGGTGACCCGGCGGCACGTGGGCGCGTGCGTCGCGGAACCCACCGAGCAGGAGGCCGCCGACCTGCTGGAGATGCGACTGCTGCTGGAGCCGCTCGGAGCCTCCCGCGCCGCACAGCGCCGCACCGAGGCCCACCTGAAGGTGCTGCGAGGCCTGGTCCGGCTGGGCCAGGAGCGGGCCCGTCAGGGTCACAGCGACGACCTGCGCTCCCTGGGCGGCTGGTTCCACGAGACGCTCGCCCAGGCGTCCGGCAGCCCGGCGCTGACGTCGACGCTGATCCGGCTCCGGCGCAGGATCGGCTGGATGTACGAGGTGCGGGGGACGAGGGATCCCGTGGCGTGCTGGTCGGAGCACGGCGCGGTCGTGGACGCCGTGGTGCGCGGGGACGGCGAGCGCGCGCGTGTGGTCATGGCGCTGCACACCGAGCGCGCCGCCGCCGCCCACCGCCTGCGCTTCACCGCGGGGGCCGGCGCGGTCGACCGCGCGGACCGGGCGGACCGGGCGGAGAGTGTGAGGAACGCGCAACATCCCGTAAACACACCGAGCCTGCGCTCTTAA
- a CDS encoding bifunctional acetate--CoA ligase family protein/GNAT family N-acetyltransferase → MQTSSDRHEYPAHWEADVVLRDGGTARVRPITVDDAERLVSFYEQVSDESKYYRFFAPYPRLSAKDVHRFTHHDFVDRVGLAATVGGEFIATVRYDRIGPGGTPASAPADEAEVAFLVQDAHQGRGIASALLEHIAAVARERGIRRFAAEVLPANSKMIKVFTDAGYTQKRSFEDGVVRLEFGLEPTDRSLAVQQAREQRAEARSVQRLLAPGSVAVIGAGRAPGGVGRNLLDNIRDAGFTGRLYAVNKALAPERKELDGAAGVPAHRSVRDIDGPVDLAVVAVPADDVPEAVAECGEHGVQGVVVVSAGYAEAGPDGRERQRALVRQARSYGMRLIGPNAFGVINTSPDVRLNASLAPRMPRPGRIGLFAQSGAIGIALLSRLHRRGGGVTGVTGVSTFVSSGNRADVSGNDVMQYWYDDPDTDVALMYLESIGNPRKFTRLARRTAAVKPLVVVQGARHGSGPRGHAVRATRLPHATVSALLRQAGVLRVDTITELVDAGLLLARQPLPSGPRVAILGNSESLGLLTYDACLAEGLRPHRPLDLTTGASAADFHAALSRALADDTCDAVVVTAIPALGEPPTDDAALAGALRSAAAATPSKPVLVVHVELGGLAEALSAAAGTAPRPAPEAPARPEAQTQPEGQAQPEVQALRESLARPEGQAAHPVPPDDERPAVTTTPVTASTRVTPQGPVTPPAPESLPADAHLIPAYPAAERAVRALAHSVTYAQWRRDAADPGKVPAYEDIDERSAAALIDARLTRGESLTLGAEETRALLGAYGIHVHRALPAPTADAAVEAARTLGRPVALKVTAPHLRHRADLGGVRLDLADEEQLRRAYAELTDQLGTPEELRPVVQRMAPRGVDTIVRAVIDPAAGAALSFGLAGAPSQLLGDMAHRLIPVTDREAASLVRSIRTAPLLFGWRGSTPVDTPALEELLLRVSRLVDDHPEVVAVSLEPVVVATHGVSVLSASVRLAPPPVRDDLGPRTLPAY, encoded by the coding sequence ATGCAGACCTCCTCGGACCGGCATGAGTATCCCGCCCACTGGGAGGCCGACGTGGTGCTGCGCGACGGCGGCACCGCGCGCGTACGCCCCATCACCGTGGACGACGCCGAGCGCCTGGTCAGCTTCTACGAGCAGGTGTCGGACGAGTCGAAGTACTACCGCTTCTTCGCGCCCTACCCCCGCCTGTCCGCCAAGGACGTGCACCGCTTCACGCACCACGACTTCGTGGACCGGGTGGGACTCGCGGCCACCGTGGGCGGTGAGTTCATCGCCACCGTACGCTACGACCGGATCGGCCCCGGGGGAACGCCGGCGTCGGCACCGGCCGACGAGGCCGAGGTCGCCTTCCTCGTGCAGGACGCCCACCAGGGCCGGGGCATCGCATCCGCCCTGCTCGAGCACATCGCCGCCGTCGCCCGGGAGCGCGGCATCCGCCGGTTCGCCGCCGAGGTGCTGCCGGCCAACAGCAAGATGATCAAGGTGTTCACGGACGCCGGGTACACCCAGAAGCGCAGCTTCGAGGACGGCGTCGTCCGCCTCGAGTTCGGCCTCGAACCCACCGACCGTTCCCTGGCCGTGCAGCAGGCGCGCGAGCAGCGCGCCGAGGCGCGCTCGGTGCAGCGGCTGCTCGCCCCGGGTTCGGTCGCCGTCATAGGCGCCGGCCGCGCGCCCGGCGGCGTGGGCCGCAATCTCCTCGACAACATCCGGGACGCCGGATTCACCGGCCGTCTGTACGCCGTGAACAAGGCCCTCGCGCCGGAGCGGAAGGAACTCGACGGAGCCGCCGGGGTGCCCGCCCACCGCTCGGTGCGGGACATCGACGGCCCGGTCGACCTCGCCGTCGTCGCGGTGCCCGCCGACGACGTCCCCGAAGCGGTGGCCGAATGCGGCGAACACGGGGTGCAGGGCGTCGTCGTCGTGTCCGCCGGGTACGCCGAAGCGGGCCCCGACGGCCGAGAGCGCCAGCGCGCCCTCGTCCGCCAGGCCCGCTCCTACGGCATGCGGCTCATCGGACCGAACGCGTTCGGCGTCATCAACACCTCCCCGGACGTACGCCTGAACGCCTCGCTCGCGCCGCGGATGCCGCGGCCCGGCCGTATCGGCCTGTTCGCCCAGTCCGGAGCCATCGGCATCGCCCTGCTGTCGCGGCTGCACCGGCGCGGTGGGGGAGTCACCGGTGTCACGGGCGTGTCCACCTTCGTGTCCTCCGGCAACCGGGCCGACGTCTCCGGCAACGACGTCATGCAGTACTGGTACGACGACCCGGACACCGATGTCGCCCTGATGTACCTGGAGTCCATCGGCAACCCCCGCAAGTTCACCCGCCTCGCCCGCCGCACCGCGGCGGTGAAGCCCCTGGTCGTGGTCCAGGGCGCCCGTCACGGCTCCGGACCCCGCGGGCACGCCGTGCGTGCGACGCGCCTGCCCCACGCCACGGTCTCCGCGCTGCTGCGGCAGGCCGGGGTGCTCCGGGTGGACACCATCACGGAACTGGTCGACGCGGGCCTGCTGCTCGCCCGCCAGCCGCTGCCGTCCGGGCCCCGGGTGGCGATCCTGGGCAACTCCGAGTCCCTGGGGCTGCTCACCTACGACGCCTGCCTCGCCGAGGGGCTGCGCCCGCACCGCCCGCTGGACCTCACCACCGGGGCGTCGGCGGCGGACTTCCACGCGGCGCTGTCCCGGGCCCTGGCCGACGACACCTGCGACGCCGTGGTGGTGACCGCGATTCCGGCACTGGGGGAGCCGCCCACCGACGACGCGGCGCTCGCCGGGGCGCTGCGCTCGGCCGCCGCCGCGACCCCCTCCAAGCCGGTCCTGGTCGTCCACGTGGAACTCGGCGGCCTGGCCGAGGCTTTGTCGGCGGCGGCCGGCACGGCCCCGCGGCCGGCCCCGGAAGCCCCGGCCCGCCCGGAAGCGCAAACCCAGCCGGAAGGACAGGCCCAGCCGGAAGTGCAGGCCCTCCGGGAATCCCTGGCCCGCCCGGAAGGACAGGCCGCGCACCCCGTCCCGCCCGACGACGAGCGCCCGGCCGTCACCACGACGCCGGTCACCGCATCGACGCGGGTCACTCCGCAGGGCCCGGTCACCCCGCCCGCCCCCGAGAGCCTCCCCGCGGACGCCCACCTCATCCCCGCCTACCCCGCCGCCGAACGCGCGGTCCGGGCCCTCGCCCACTCCGTCACCTATGCCCAGTGGCGACGGGACGCCGCCGACCCCGGCAAGGTGCCCGCGTACGAGGACATCGACGAGCGGAGCGCCGCCGCCCTCATCGACGCGCGGCTCACGCGCGGGGAGAGCCTCACCCTCGGCGCCGAGGAGACCCGCGCGCTGCTCGGCGCCTACGGTATCCACGTCCACCGCGCCCTCCCCGCTCCCACCGCCGACGCCGCCGTCGAGGCCGCCCGCACCCTCGGCCGGCCCGTGGCCCTCAAGGTGACCGCCCCGCACCTCAGGCACCGGGCCGACCTGGGCGGGGTACGGCTGGACCTGGCGGACGAGGAACAACTGCGCCGGGCCTACGCCGAGCTGACGGACCAGCTCGGCACGCCCGAGGAGTTGCGCCCCGTCGTGCAGCGGATGGCGCCGCGCGGTGTCGACACCATCGTCCGCGCGGTGATCGATCCCGCCGCCGGGGCCGCGCTCTCCTTCGGGCTCGCGGGTGCCCCGTCGCAGCTGCTCGGGGACATGGCGCACCGGCTGATCCCGGTCACCGACCGGGAGGCGGCCTCTCTGGTGAGGTCGATCCGGACCGCGCCCCTGCTGTTCGGCTGGCGCGGCTCGACCCCCGTCGACACCCCTGCTCTGGAGGAACTGCTGCTGCGGGTGTCGCGACTGGTCGACGACCATCCCGAGGTCGTCGCGGTGAGTCTGGAGCCGGTCGTCGTCGCCACTCACGGGGTGAGCGTCCTCAGCGCCTCCGTACGCCTGGCCCCGCCCCCCGTCCGTGACGATCTCGGTCCCCGGACCCTCCCGGCGTACTGA
- a CDS encoding M16 family metallopeptidase, with protein MPMGHTATAQAGSGGLTATEHRLSNGLRVVLSEDHLTPVAAVCLWYDVGSRHEVKGRTGLAHLFEHLMFQGSGQVKGNGHFELVQGAGGSLNGTTSFERTNYFETMPTHQLELALWLEADRMGSLLAALDEESMENQRDVVKNERRQRYDNVPYGTAFEKLTALSYPAGHPYHHTPIGSMADLDAATLEDARAFFRTYYAPNNAVLSVVGDIDPEQTLAWIEKYFGSIPSHDGKPEPRDGSLPEIIGEELRELVEEEVPARALMAAYRLPEDGTRASDAADLALTVLGGGESSRLYNRLVRRDRTAVAAGFGLLRLSGAPSLGWLDVKTSGDVEVPVIEAAIDEELARFAEEGPTAEEMERAQAQLEREWLDRLSTVAGRADELCRYAVLFGDPQLALTAVGRVLDVTAEDVREVAKARLRPDNRAVLVYEPVATGAGESEEAAAAGTEEAAAAGTDENEETAK; from the coding sequence ATGCCCATGGGTCACACGGCCACCGCCCAGGCAGGCTCCGGCGGCCTGACAGCGACCGAGCACCGGCTGTCCAACGGCCTGCGCGTGGTGCTCTCCGAGGACCACCTGACCCCCGTCGCGGCGGTGTGCCTCTGGTACGACGTCGGTTCGCGTCACGAAGTCAAGGGCCGTACCGGCCTGGCTCACCTTTTCGAGCACCTCATGTTCCAGGGGTCCGGCCAGGTGAAGGGCAACGGCCACTTCGAACTGGTCCAGGGCGCCGGCGGCTCGCTCAACGGCACCACCAGCTTCGAGCGGACCAACTACTTCGAGACCATGCCGACCCATCAGCTGGAACTCGCCCTCTGGCTCGAGGCCGACCGCATGGGCTCCCTGCTGGCCGCCCTGGACGAGGAGTCCATGGAGAACCAGCGGGACGTCGTCAAGAACGAGCGCCGCCAGCGCTACGACAACGTCCCCTACGGCACGGCCTTCGAGAAGCTGACCGCCCTCTCCTACCCGGCCGGCCACCCTTACCACCACACGCCCATCGGCTCGATGGCGGACCTGGACGCGGCCACCCTGGAGGACGCCCGCGCCTTCTTCCGCACGTACTACGCGCCGAACAACGCCGTGCTCTCCGTCGTCGGTGACATCGACCCGGAGCAGACGCTCGCCTGGATCGAGAAGTACTTCGGCTCCATCCCGTCCCACGACGGCAAGCCCGAGCCCCGCGACGGCTCGCTGCCCGAGATCATCGGCGAGGAGCTGCGTGAGCTCGTCGAGGAGGAGGTCCCCGCGCGTGCGCTGATGGCCGCCTACCGGCTGCCCGAGGACGGCACGCGCGCGAGCGACGCGGCGGACCTGGCGCTCACCGTCCTCGGCGGCGGCGAGTCCTCGCGGCTCTACAACCGGCTGGTACGACGGGACCGTACGGCCGTGGCGGCCGGATTCGGCCTGCTGCGGCTGTCCGGGGCGCCCTCCCTGGGCTGGCTGGACGTGAAGACGTCCGGTGACGTGGAGGTGCCCGTCATCGAGGCCGCGATCGACGAGGAGCTCGCCCGGTTCGCCGAGGAGGGCCCCACGGCCGAGGAGATGGAGCGCGCCCAGGCGCAGCTGGAGCGCGAGTGGCTGGACCGGCTCAGCACCGTCGCCGGCCGGGCCGACGAGCTGTGCCGGTACGCCGTCCTGTTCGGCGACCCGCAACTCGCCCTCACCGCCGTCGGGCGCGTCCTCGACGTGACCGCCGAGGACGTCCGGGAGGTCGCCAAGGCCCGCCTGCGTCCCGACAACCGCGCGGTGCTCGTCTACGAGCCCGTTGCCACCGGGGCCGGGGAGTCCGAAGAAGCCGCAGCCGCCGGCACCGAAGAAGCCGCGGCCGCCGGCACCGACGAGAACGAGGAGACGGCCAAGTGA